The Papaver somniferum cultivar HN1 chromosome 3, ASM357369v1, whole genome shotgun sequence genome includes a region encoding these proteins:
- the LOC113359211 gene encoding palmitoyl-monogalactosyldiacylglycerol delta-7 desaturase, chloroplastic-like: MAVDRVYDPKGLVQLKQTKKDLFLSKRKGVFWDCLNLGAVTVEHIGLLFAPFYFTWNAFWVAVILFLLTFPIGISLSYHRNLSHGSFKLPKPLEYLFASFGLHAAEGEPMFWVSSHRYHHQFTDSVRDPHSPIEGFWFSHITWVFHNKYIREKCGKSNNVLDLKKQAYYRFLRKSHFLHLLGLALILYSAGGLPHLIWETNVRLAYGHHCTFMVNSVCHIWGKKPWNTKDLSKNNWVVGYLAFGEGWHNNHHAFEFSARLGLEWWQVDVPWYMLRLLEYLGLATNVKVPTEFQKQNYSIKIHNEFQ, translated from the exons ATGGCTGTAGATCGTGTTTATGATCCAAAAGGTTTGGTGCAGTTGAAACAGACTAAGAAAGATCTGTTTCTTTCGAAAAGAAAAGGTGTTTTCTGGGATTGCTTGAACTTGGGGGCAGTCACTGTAGAGCATATAGGACTCTTATTTGCTCCTTTTTACTTTACTTGGAATGCCTTTTGGGTTGCAGTGATATTGTTTCTGCTGACTTTCCCCATAGGGATTAGTCTATCTTACCATAGAAACCTTAGTCACGGTAGTTTTAAGCTCCCAAAACCACTTGAATACTTGTTTGCTTCCTTTGGGCTTCATGCTGCAGAG GGAGAACCGATGTTCTGGGTAAGCAGTCATCGATACCACCATCAGTTCACAGATTCTGTTCGAGACCCACATAGTCCAATCGAGGGATTTTGGTTCAGCCATATCACATGGGTTTTCCACAACAAGTACATCAGGGAAAAG TGCGGAAAATCAAACAATGTACTGGACTTAAAAAAGCAAGCCTACTACCGGTTTCTTCGGAAATCACACTTCCTTCACCTCCTTGGACTTGCACTTATCTTGTACAGTGCCGGAGGCTTACCGCATCTTATTTGGGAAACG aATGTGAGATTAGCATATGGGCATCATTGCACATTCATGGTGAACTCAGTTTGCCATATATGGGGAAAAAAGCCATGGAACACCAAAGATTTATCTAAGAACAACTGGGTTGTAGGATATCTAGCATTTGGAGAGGGTTGGCACAACAACCATCACGCCTTCGAGTTCTCAGCCAGGTTAGGGCTTGAATGGTGGCAAGTTGACGTTCCTTGGTAC atgcttcga CTTCTCGAGTATCTTGGACTAGCAACAAATGTTAAAGTTCCTACGgaatttcagaaacaaaattaCTCCATCAAAATTCATAACGAGTTTCAGTGA